TTTATTGCTAAGGGTAAGGAGGATGCTCTTTGTACTAAGAATTTGGTGCCCGGTGAAGCTGTCTACAATGAGAAGAGAATCTCTGTTCAGGTTATTAACATTTGCTTTTGCGTTGTCTTTAGTTCAAAAATTGTTTTATGTATGTCGTGTGCATAAGTTTAGATGATTCTTAGTAAATGATTGCAAGACTGAATCTTTCTTGGATTTGCTATAAGCTTAGTGATATTAATTTGGAAATAAAGTGGAAATATGAGTCTGAAGTAAAGATTTGTTGATAAAAGTTTACGATTGGGCCTTTTATGGACTGTGACTTGTCCCAATCAATTTACAAATCAAGTTTAAATGTAACTCAAATGGTCTTTTACCGATACCTTCAACTTGGAACAAGGAACAACGAAGTATAATGTATTGATTGTAAGGTGCAAATAAGTGTAACGTTTTGATTTGCCCTTGTTCCACCCATCTCGTTTACATTATTTACATGATCTGCCATGAAGTTCTGTTCTACTTGTTTGACATTTGTGAACTTAACATAGTAAAAACTTATTAACCTTTGTATTTCAGAATTAACCAGCTTAAATAAATCTATAAAGTAAAACCTTAATGTACCCGTTTTTTTGacttttgttgttattttatCCTTAGAATGAAGATGGAACAAAGGTTGAATATAGAGTGTGGAATCCCTTCCGTTCTAAGTTAGCAGCTGCAATACTTGGAGGAGTTGATGATATTTGGATAGTAAGTTTGTTTCTTTTCTATTTAAGAGCTTGAATATTTTTCTTGTTTCTATATTAACATTCTTCATTCCATATTGAATTTTTTCCAGAAACCTGGTGCTAAGGTCCTTTACCTTGGAGCTGCTTCAGGAACCACAGTGTCTCATGTTTCTGATCTTGTTGGTCCTGTAAGTGTCTACGCACATACCATTTATTACAACAAATTCCCATATATAGTTGATGAATGTACTCTTAATTGCtaatttctcttttcttttgcagGGTGGGGTGGTATATGCTGTCGAATTTTCTCACAGAAGTGGAAGGGACTTGGTGAACATGGCTAAGAAACGTACTAATGTTATCCCCATTATTGAGGATGCTAGACACCCAGCAAAATACAGAATGCTTGTCGGAATGGTCGATGTGATATTTTCTGATGTTGCTCAGCCTGATCAGGTCTGACTTTTATGGCCATAGATGTGCAATAGTAGTCAATCGGTCTGAGTGCATGATCTTCATTTGCTTTGAATTTATATTTCATTGATATTATTTTGAATTATCATTTTTTCTTTAGGAAAAAATTATGTGGTGTGTCGTTTTTGGTTGAGTCTTGAGCTTGGTTGGTCTGTCTTTTTCGATCATGGTTTTGACTATCCTTCTCCTTTTTCCATGGAACCTGCAGTTTTGTTGCTGCTTTTGCTCCTTGTAGTGTTTTTCTTTAACAAAGAAATGTCTAATGCTCTTTGAATTTCCTGCCTTATCTTTAGATTTTGTTTGTGTTCAAGAAACTTTACTTttaaaaaattgtttctttatctttgaattttcttttccttctgcTTTATATTGAAATGGAAAGCAGATGATGACTTACTCGGATTCCCCTTCAAGACATTATGGGTGATGCAAAAACCGAGTTTCTGATGCTTATTTGTTATTCCATATTTGATTTCTTATTTTCAGCTTGATTTTCcatctttttcttcaaaaaagTAACTTTACTTTCTTTCTCTTTGTTTCTGCTTGAAGAAACTACAACAGTTTCGTACTTCTTTGTGCACAAGTATTTCCTGTTGATTTTGGAATATGAATTGTTTTTTTGTTTCCTTGTTTCAACAAAGCTTTAATGAGTAAAATCATGTAATTAGTTGTTCTTGTATCTGGTTTACTTTTTATTTCCTTTAAGTTTCTTCTTAAACCTATTGTATTTGCCTTACCAGGAAGAGTAAATTTTTTATCTATTTGTCTTTGTGGCTACAGTCTGGAGACTTATCCAGAAAAGGAAGAAATGTGGCTTCCTTTGAATTGTTTgtttaggatgtattcccttccATTCTTGTCCGGCAGCAGCAGTGCATTATATGAATTCTATGCCAATGTTTAAATAAGATATTTTATTTACAGGCAAGAATTTTAGCTCTGAATGCATCATACTTCTTGAAAGCTGGAGGTCACTTTGTTATATCAATCAAGGTTTGTACTTTACTACTTTTGGCCACTGCTCGATCCTGTTATGCTGATGTAAATAGATTCTTACAGTGCCACTTGTTCCCTAGTTTCTTCCTATTTTCTATTGATTTTGTTATGTCTTTTCTTCTCTATTGTTGAAAAAATTTCCCTGTATTTTTTTCTAGGCCAACTGCATAGATTCAACAGTGCCAGCTGAGGCTGTATTTGCTCAGGAAGTGAAGAAGCTACAAGCAGAGCAGTTTAAACCTATGGAGCAGGTCACCCTTGAACCCTTTGAAAGGGACCATGCCTGTGTTGTGGGTGCCTATCGGGTGCCAAAGAAGCAAAAGGCTGCTGCCTAGATAATTTAAGCTCATGCTGTTTGTTAGTGTCAGTTTTTTGGTAGGAGGCTTTTAAAACACTCTTAAGCTAGTGTCAACATTATATTTTTGATGGATGTGTAATGAGATTGGTTCTCTATGTGATTGTTCATATATGTTTGGTTCTATCTCCTTTCAGCTTTGTTTATATTTCTTCACTATGACCTGTCTTTGGTAGTGAAATAGTGCACTTCTTGTGCTCTGTCTATGGAAGAATCTTTTCAACAAAAAGCTTCGGATGTGCTGTAGTTAAAACTTTACTGTAGATTGAAGTAGCAAAGATATGTTAATCAAAATTCCTGAAAGCCGGTGATAGAATGCTCTCTTTGCATCAAGAACCGTTGTAACCAGCAGCGCTGTTCTGTTTCTCGGGTTCCTTGGTGAAGTCCACTACGGTGTGCACTCTGTTACCCAGCTTCCCAACCTGTTTGGTAGTTAGGGTTTTCAGTTTCCGAAAAGTTGTTTGATTGAATTTCCATTGGGAGAGGGTGCGTACAAAGAATATTGGTCTTAATTTCTGTCTACTGTATCTCCTCCGAACATCACTTCGCCGGCCGTTTACCTCTTCTCGTCTCCCACTACTTTCTATTCCCATCTCCATTTCAATATCCTATGCTATCTCAATACAGCCACCCCGAGACATCATGAATCTTTTCACAAGCTAGCATTTTAAATAAGCATCGACTCTCTAATTGATCACCCAAACCGTAGAATGCCCCCAGGGGTGGACGAACAAAAGGGGAACAGGATAGGGAAAGCGACAACTAACGTTGTGTTTGTTTTGTTGTACACAACTATCATGCATGAAAGGTTATTTTGGTTATATGGTTGCTTTATTCCATGTATTATTAATCTCATTATTCTTATTTCCCATCTTATCTTGCATTCATAAATTTCCGCTTAAGTTTTTTTATACTAGGTATGTGAAACA
This sequence is a window from Nicotiana sylvestris chromosome 3, ASM39365v2, whole genome shotgun sequence. Protein-coding genes within it:
- the LOC104225275 gene encoding rRNA 2'-O-methyltransferase fibrillarin 2-like, whose protein sequence is MVAPTRGRGGGGFRGGRGDGGGRGGRGGRGGFGGGRGGGGSAMKRGGGRGGGGRGGGGRGGGRGGRGGGFKGGNKVVVEPHRHGGVFIAKGKEDALCTKNLVPGEAVYNEKRISVQNEDGTKVEYRVWNPFRSKLAAAILGGVDDIWIKPGAKVLYLGAASGTTVSHVSDLVGPGGVVYAVEFSHRSGRDLVNMAKKRTNVIPIIEDARHPAKYRMLVGMVDVIFSDVAQPDQARILALNASYFLKAGGHFVISIKANCIDSTVPAEAVFAQEVKKLQAEQFKPMEQVTLEPFERDHACVVGAYRVPKKQKAAA